In Lewinellaceae bacterium, a single window of DNA contains:
- a CDS encoding caspase family protein, with protein MKTTYALLVGINDYPPPIPALGGCLNDLNQVEGYLLGAAGQGEETKDDVNGLPVRRYGPLKICRLENEQATYHNIIQGFRQFLCRASAGDVVWFHFSGHGSEAFTAEEFLELEPNGKDQTLVCYQTGPEDGQLHLADKELAVLLHEVATQDAGGQPKGSPHIVVSLDCCHSGSGTRDAQEEPSLKSRHYDGLRATPRARAANIRRLDSYLDGFYARQWQQMKGLEMPVAPHALLSACESVQKASDLPGGGLFTSGLVEALKGAQGNINYADLFVRTRSTVQKIVKKFGREQMPQFETIGNFDPYTRFLDGAALGTPHRYEIQYENGRWMAKCGAIHGIPVKPERPVEMEIQTAAPDSQVVGGGVLEAIGAQQSCLKLGTGVQLDPLKSYQALLRFLPAPPAFVLLRGDAPALEALKEAWDASKNVQWVTGEQLEAVGEPPLEVEAAGGRYFLHDRKNGRLALEAAQGNDTRRMIVDALGKIVNWERTLKLRNDKSAIQEWVDLELAVMDKNHQQVIYAEKEFTLAASPETFMERAGALFAGFIPRARIKRAEQNLYCYLFHLRTNYSIECYEGEVVFRPEEHQGKEETALPLWKSPKGWGLSPGEQETFSFFMLLACTESLDYHQLLQSGLSATREVAFDWNPLAVSDDWCSKLIKVRLARE; from the coding sequence ATGAAAACCACCTACGCCCTACTCGTCGGCATCAACGACTACCCTCCGCCCATACCCGCGCTGGGAGGTTGCCTCAATGACCTCAACCAGGTCGAAGGATACCTGCTCGGTGCCGCCGGACAGGGAGAGGAAACTAAAGACGACGTCAACGGGCTGCCGGTGCGCCGGTACGGCCCTTTGAAAATCTGCCGCCTGGAAAACGAGCAAGCCACCTACCACAACATCATTCAGGGATTCCGGCAATTTCTGTGCCGGGCCTCCGCCGGCGATGTGGTGTGGTTCCACTTCAGCGGCCACGGCTCCGAAGCCTTTACTGCTGAAGAATTCCTGGAACTCGAACCCAATGGAAAAGACCAGACCCTGGTATGCTACCAAACCGGCCCCGAAGACGGGCAGCTCCATCTGGCGGATAAAGAGCTGGCTGTATTGCTGCACGAAGTAGCCACCCAGGACGCCGGCGGGCAACCCAAAGGAAGCCCGCACATCGTCGTCTCACTGGACTGCTGCCATTCCGGCTCCGGCACCCGGGACGCCCAAGAAGAACCCAGCTTGAAAAGCCGCCATTACGATGGCCTGCGCGCCACCCCACGGGCCCGGGCCGCCAACATTCGCCGCCTGGATTCTTACCTCGACGGCTTTTACGCCCGGCAATGGCAGCAAATGAAAGGCCTGGAAATGCCGGTAGCGCCTCACGCGCTGCTCTCCGCCTGCGAGAGCGTGCAGAAGGCCAGCGACCTGCCCGGCGGCGGCCTGTTCACCTCGGGCCTGGTCGAGGCGCTGAAGGGCGCCCAGGGCAATATCAACTACGCCGACCTCTTCGTGCGCACGCGCTCCACGGTGCAGAAGATCGTCAAAAAATTCGGCCGGGAGCAGATGCCTCAGTTTGAAACCATCGGCAACTTCGACCCTTATACCCGCTTTCTGGACGGCGCCGCCCTGGGCACCCCTCACCGTTACGAAATACAATATGAGAACGGCCGGTGGATGGCCAAATGCGGCGCCATACACGGCATCCCCGTCAAGCCCGAACGGCCGGTGGAAATGGAGATTCAAACGGCCGCGCCGGACAGCCAGGTGGTTGGCGGCGGCGTGCTGGAAGCCATCGGCGCCCAGCAGAGCTGCCTGAAACTGGGCACAGGAGTGCAGCTGGACCCTCTAAAAAGCTACCAGGCCCTACTGCGCTTCCTGCCCGCTCCGCCGGCCTTCGTCCTGCTGCGCGGAGATGCGCCTGCCCTCGAAGCGCTGAAAGAGGCGTGGGATGCCTCCAAAAATGTGCAATGGGTCACCGGAGAACAATTGGAAGCAGTGGGAGAACCCCCTCTCGAGGTGGAAGCGGCAGGCGGCAGGTACTTCCTTCACGACCGGAAGAACGGCCGCCTGGCCCTGGAGGCCGCCCAGGGCAATGATACGCGCAGGATGATTGTCGACGCCCTCGGCAAGATCGTCAACTGGGAGCGGACGCTGAAGCTGCGCAACGACAAATCCGCTATCCAGGAATGGGTGGATTTGGAACTGGCGGTAATGGACAAGAACCACCAACAAGTGATTTACGCTGAAAAAGAGTTTACGCTGGCCGCCTCTCCGGAAACCTTTATGGAGAGGGCCGGCGCCTTGTTTGCCGGCTTCATCCCCCGCGCCCGGATAAAAAGAGCAGAACAAAACCTGTATTGCTACCTGTTCCACCTGCGCACCAACTACAGCATCGAATGCTATGAGGGAGAAGTCGTTTTCCGGCCCGAAGAGCACCAGGGGAAAGAAGAAACCGCCTTACCCCTCTGGAAGAGCCCCAAAGGCTGGGGCCTTTCCCCGGGGGAACAGGAAACATTCTCCTTTTTCATGCTGCTGGCCTGCACGGAAAGCCTCGACTATCACCAGTTGCTGCAAAGTGGGCTGAGTGCCACCCGGGAAGTCGCCTTCGACTGGAACCCGCTGGCTGTCTCCGATGATTGGTGCAGCAAACTGATTA
- a CDS encoding response regulator transcription factor, with the protein MKPIRAIIVEDEPSGMENLRWKLQKHCPGVEIVAECLSGQEAVTALRTYLPDLLFLDIMLGDMTGFDVLKAIRHPSYEVIFTTSYDEYAIQAIKNNALDYLVKPVEVDELQEAVAKARAKIVQHAPAAPAPAAASPAPAKFGFPISTGMQFLEVQDVVYAQAEDNVAVLHLAGKKEVRLTKTLSWLEEQLESQGFCRIHHSYLINLNQMTEYIRNEGGYVIMSDGKAISVSRRKKDDFLRSLEKWEGNG; encoded by the coding sequence ATGAAGCCCATACGAGCCATAATTGTAGAAGACGAACCCTCCGGCATGGAGAACCTGCGCTGGAAACTCCAGAAACACTGCCCCGGCGTAGAGATCGTAGCGGAATGCCTGAGCGGCCAGGAGGCCGTCACCGCCCTGCGCACCTACCTGCCCGACCTGCTTTTCCTGGATATCATGCTGGGCGATATGACCGGCTTCGACGTGCTGAAGGCCATCCGCCATCCTTCCTACGAAGTGATTTTCACTACCAGCTACGACGAGTATGCCATTCAGGCCATCAAGAACAATGCCCTGGACTACCTGGTAAAACCGGTGGAGGTCGACGAACTGCAGGAAGCAGTGGCCAAAGCCCGGGCAAAGATCGTACAGCACGCTCCGGCCGCCCCGGCGCCGGCGGCGGCCAGCCCAGCCCCTGCCAAGTTCGGTTTCCCCATTTCCACGGGCATGCAATTCCTCGAGGTGCAGGATGTAGTCTACGCCCAGGCGGAGGACAATGTGGCGGTGCTGCACCTCGCCGGAAAGAAGGAGGTCCGCCTCACCAAAACCCTGTCCTGGCTGGAAGAGCAACTGGAAAGCCAGGGGTTCTGCCGCATACACCACTCTTACCTGATCAACCTGAACCAAATGACGGAATACATCCGAAACGAAGGCGGTTATGTGATCATGAGCGACGGAAAAGCCATCAGCGTTTCCCGCCGCAAAAAGGACGACTTCCTCCGCAGCCTGGAAAAATGGGAAGGGAATGGATGA
- a CDS encoding hydrogenase maturation protease yields the protein MIQPNDKLNSPHALLLGIGNSARRDDGLGWAFLDAIRKEGRFAGELAYRYQLQVEDADVIRNYETVIFVDALHRPMEGGFYWKPCLPVATFGFTTHAMDPESVVALCQELYGEAPEAYTLGIVGHAWGLEEGLSPEAIKNLELALRFFGKKIL from the coding sequence ATGATCCAACCCAACGATAAGCTTAATAGCCCGCATGCCCTCCTCCTCGGCATCGGCAACAGCGCCCGCCGCGATGACGGCCTGGGCTGGGCCTTCCTGGACGCCATCCGGAAGGAAGGGCGCTTTGCCGGGGAACTCGCCTACCGTTACCAGCTTCAGGTAGAAGATGCCGACGTGATCCGCAACTACGAAACCGTCATTTTTGTGGATGCCCTGCACCGCCCGATGGAAGGCGGCTTCTACTGGAAGCCCTGCCTGCCGGTGGCCACTTTCGGTTTCACCACCCATGCCATGGATCCCGAATCCGTGGTGGCCCTGTGCCAGGAATTGTACGGGGAAGCGCCAGAGGCATACACGCTGGGCATTGTGGGGCATGCCTGGGGGCTGGAGGAGGGGTTGAGCCCGGAAGCAATAAAAAATCTTGAGTTAGCCCTCCGCTTTTTTGGCAAAAAAATTTTGTAG
- a CDS encoding Ni/Fe hydrogenase subunit alpha: MGKKITIDPVTRVEGHGKVTIHLDESGHVEDAFFHIVEFRGFERFVQGHPYWEAPLLVQRLCGICPVSHHLAAAKAIDQLVGLEPEDLSPTATKLRRLLHYGQVFQSHALHFFYLASPDLLFGFDAPPEKRNVVAVARENKELARKGILMRKFGQEIIKAIAGKKIHGIAAVPGGVHKTFTPEERDYLLKDNETPSADTMIEWAGEMVRFIKQYHDQHFQWLNSFARYPSGHLGLVGPEGELEFYHGRLRAIDAEGKMTLNDIPNNSYLKYFTEGVEKWSYMKFPYLKHLGRKRGWNRVGPLARMNICNGISTPLAHKEWEEFRDYTNGQTNNCTMHSHWARLIEMLHCAEMIKGLLLDQAILGDDLVREGTLRPEGIGIIEAPRGTLIHHYKVDDRGMITKCNLIVSTTHNNEPMNRAVRWVAQNVLSDKPEITEGMLNQIEVAIRAYDPCLSCATHALGKMPLQVSVLDYEGKVVVERCTGQ; the protein is encoded by the coding sequence ATGGGAAAGAAGATCACGATAGACCCCGTCACAAGGGTGGAAGGACACGGGAAAGTCACGATTCACCTGGACGAAAGCGGCCATGTGGAGGATGCCTTTTTCCACATCGTCGAATTCCGGGGCTTCGAGCGCTTCGTGCAGGGGCACCCGTACTGGGAAGCCCCCCTGCTGGTGCAGCGCTTGTGCGGCATCTGCCCGGTGAGCCATCACCTGGCCGCCGCCAAGGCCATCGACCAGCTGGTGGGCCTGGAGCCGGAGGATTTGTCCCCCACCGCCACCAAGCTGCGGCGCCTGCTGCACTACGGGCAGGTCTTTCAATCTCATGCCCTGCACTTTTTCTACCTGGCGTCTCCCGACCTGCTGTTTGGCTTCGACGCGCCGCCGGAAAAACGCAATGTGGTGGCCGTAGCCCGCGAAAATAAAGAACTGGCCCGCAAAGGCATCCTGATGCGCAAATTCGGCCAGGAGATCATCAAAGCCATTGCCGGCAAGAAGATACACGGCATCGCCGCCGTGCCGGGGGGCGTGCACAAAACGTTTACCCCGGAAGAAAGGGATTACCTGCTGAAAGACAACGAAACGCCCTCGGCAGACACCATGATAGAGTGGGCCGGGGAAATGGTGCGCTTCATCAAGCAGTACCACGACCAGCACTTCCAGTGGTTGAATTCTTTTGCTCGCTATCCTTCCGGCCACCTGGGGCTGGTCGGCCCCGAAGGAGAACTGGAGTTCTACCACGGCCGCCTCCGGGCCATTGATGCCGAAGGCAAGATGACGCTCAACGATATTCCCAATAATTCTTATCTAAAATACTTCACGGAAGGAGTCGAGAAATGGTCGTACATGAAGTTTCCCTACCTGAAGCACCTGGGCAGGAAGCGGGGATGGAACCGGGTCGGGCCACTGGCCCGCATGAATATCTGCAACGGCATATCTACTCCTTTGGCGCACAAGGAGTGGGAGGAGTTCCGGGACTACACCAACGGCCAGACCAACAACTGCACCATGCACTCCCACTGGGCGCGCCTCATCGAGATGCTGCACTGCGCGGAAATGATCAAAGGCCTGCTGCTCGACCAGGCTATTCTGGGCGACGACCTGGTCCGGGAAGGGACCCTGCGCCCGGAAGGGATCGGCATCATCGAGGCGCCGAGGGGCACGCTCATCCACCATTACAAGGTAGATGACAGGGGCATGATCACCAAGTGCAACCTCATCGTGTCGACCACCCACAACAACGAACCGATGAACCGGGCGGTGCGCTGGGTGGCCCAAAATGTCCTCAGCGACAAACCCGAGATCACCGAAGGGATGCTCAATCAGATCGAGGTGGCCATTCGGGCTTACGATCCTTGCCTGAGCTGCGCTACCCATGCATTGGGGAAAATGCCGCTACAGGTCTCGGTTTTGGATTATGAGGGGAAGGTGGTGGTGGAGCGGTGTACGGGACAGTAG
- a CDS encoding (2Fe-2S)-binding protein, which yields MKSSKAKSGKKQPAGEVTLKIDGKEIKAKEGQNLVQVARANDIFIPSLCYYEHIDPPLGTCRVCICEIDGKPSPACMQKVKANMEVRVNTPQMEDTRKAIVEMMFAEGNHFCPACEKSGNCSLQHMGYEMGVSISRFPHLFKDRLIDFHPKRMIIEHNRCVKCHRCVEEVLTKEGKKVFSICNRGNETVVGIDYEQEAKLTQEEALAAMQLCPTGAILVRGQSMAKPFGDRRFDNQSVQKEEQDKKAVVEAAVKAAKEKKVIATISLAGCFGCHMSMLDIDLGFIDLLEVVEFNKSPINDIKKFTKQCDIGLIEGGCCNSENVETLREFRRKCDILVAVGECAIWGGLPAMRNMIPLEECLEEAYLNSITTVAGEHIVPYHEDLPKILDKVYPCNEIVKIDHFIPGCPPNPEHIWKAVKNLLWGDHYSILYSEFKYD from the coding sequence ATGAAAAGTTCAAAAGCTAAGTCAGGGAAAAAACAACCCGCCGGGGAAGTAACCCTGAAAATTGACGGGAAAGAAATAAAAGCAAAAGAGGGCCAAAACCTAGTTCAGGTGGCTCGGGCCAATGACATTTTTATTCCATCCTTGTGTTATTACGAACACATCGACCCGCCGTTGGGCACTTGCCGCGTCTGCATCTGCGAGATCGACGGCAAGCCGTCGCCGGCCTGCATGCAGAAGGTGAAGGCCAATATGGAGGTGCGGGTGAATACGCCGCAAATGGAAGACACCCGCAAGGCCATCGTGGAAATGATGTTTGCCGAGGGCAACCACTTCTGCCCGGCCTGCGAAAAGAGCGGCAACTGCAGCCTGCAGCACATGGGCTACGAGATGGGTGTTTCCATCTCCCGCTTCCCCCACCTGTTCAAAGACCGCCTCATCGACTTTCACCCCAAGCGGATGATCATCGAGCACAACCGGTGCGTGAAGTGCCACCGGTGCGTGGAAGAGGTTCTGACAAAGGAAGGCAAGAAGGTTTTCTCCATCTGCAACCGGGGTAATGAAACCGTGGTTGGCATTGATTACGAACAGGAAGCAAAACTCACGCAAGAGGAAGCCCTGGCCGCTATGCAACTGTGCCCCACCGGCGCCATCCTGGTGCGGGGGCAGAGCATGGCCAAACCCTTTGGCGACCGGCGATTCGACAACCAATCGGTACAAAAAGAAGAGCAGGACAAAAAGGCGGTGGTCGAGGCGGCCGTCAAGGCGGCAAAAGAAAAGAAAGTCATCGCCACTATTTCCCTGGCCGGCTGTTTCGGCTGCCACATGTCCATGCTGGATATCGACCTGGGCTTTATCGACCTGCTGGAAGTGGTGGAGTTTAACAAGTCGCCGATCAATGACATCAAGAAGTTTACCAAGCAATGCGATATCGGGCTGATCGAAGGCGGCTGCTGCAATTCCGAGAATGTGGAAACCCTGCGCGAGTTCCGCCGGAAGTGCGACATCCTGGTGGCGGTGGGCGAGTGCGCCATCTGGGGCGGCCTTCCCGCCATGCGCAACATGATCCCGCTGGAGGAATGCCTCGAAGAGGCTTACCTCAATTCCATCACCACGGTTGCCGGAGAGCACATCGTGCCCTACCACGAAGACCTGCCCAAGATCCTGGACAAGGTATACCCCTGCAATGAGATCGTCAAGATCGACCATTTCATTCCGGGCTGCCCGCCCAATCCGGAGCACATCTGGAAGGCGGTGAAGAACCTGCTTTGGGGGGACCATTACTCCATTTTGTACTCCGAATTCAAATACGACTAA
- a CDS encoding NAD(P)H-dependent oxidoreductase subunit E codes for METETFSSQRAHPELLNNLWEYQNQHGYIRDEDLELCAQRFGISRIELEGVISFYHFFHRQPAGRFTIYLNNSIVSEFKGFQRVREAFERETGARFGEVDPSGLFGLFETSCIGLSDQEPAALINFHPFTNLNTLKVRQIVAGLKQGASVEELCDEVEDNIRYIPPEKHAVFFREYFPGNAITKLGGLSPEQVIEEINRSKLSGRGGAFFPTGLKWGLCRQQKAQPKYIVCNADEGEPGTFKDRALMNAMPGLALEGMAIAGYAVGAREGILYLRAEYTWMKDKLEKEVERFYRMGLLGKNAAGIESFDFDIRIQLGAGSYVVGEETAMLNSMEGKRGEARVKQYYPIERGFLGKPTVVNNVETLCAAARIIELGADHFLKTGTAASPGTKLISVSGDCHLPGIYEIEYGTKVEELLKLCQADDPYYIQLSGPSGECISMADKGQPISKDGLSCGGAFMVFSKHRDILQILHNFTTFFKEESCGVCTPCRAGNFILQRKLEKIKLGLAQNSDFEDIRQWGRIMQTASRCGLGKTASNTLIKALDTFPEYFEIRQGDGLNMKFDLTKATEDYEKFKS; via the coding sequence ATGGAAACGGAAACCTTTTCCAGCCAACGTGCTCATCCTGAACTGCTCAACAACCTGTGGGAATATCAGAATCAACACGGTTATATTCGCGATGAAGACCTGGAGTTATGTGCTCAGCGGTTCGGCATTTCCAGGATCGAGCTGGAAGGCGTGATCTCCTTCTACCACTTCTTCCACCGCCAGCCGGCCGGCCGGTTCACCATTTACCTCAACAACAGCATCGTCTCAGAATTCAAGGGGTTTCAACGGGTCCGGGAAGCTTTCGAGCGCGAAACCGGCGCCCGCTTTGGCGAAGTGGACCCCAGCGGCCTGTTCGGCCTTTTCGAAACCTCCTGCATCGGCCTGAGCGACCAGGAACCGGCGGCGCTGATCAACTTCCATCCTTTCACCAACCTCAATACGCTGAAGGTGAGGCAGATTGTAGCCGGGCTAAAACAAGGCGCTTCCGTGGAGGAGCTTTGCGATGAAGTGGAAGACAATATCCGCTACATCCCGCCAGAAAAGCACGCGGTATTTTTCCGGGAGTATTTCCCCGGCAACGCCATAACAAAGCTGGGCGGCTTGAGCCCCGAGCAGGTCATCGAAGAGATCAACCGCTCGAAGCTCAGCGGGCGGGGCGGCGCTTTTTTCCCTACCGGCCTGAAGTGGGGTTTGTGCCGGCAACAAAAGGCACAGCCCAAATACATCGTTTGCAACGCCGATGAAGGAGAGCCAGGGACTTTCAAAGACCGGGCGCTGATGAACGCCATGCCCGGCCTGGCGCTCGAAGGGATGGCCATCGCCGGATACGCGGTGGGCGCACGGGAAGGCATCCTCTATCTGCGGGCAGAATATACCTGGATGAAAGACAAGCTGGAAAAGGAAGTCGAACGCTTCTACCGCATGGGCCTGCTGGGTAAAAACGCAGCCGGCATCGAAAGTTTTGACTTTGACATCCGCATTCAACTTGGCGCCGGCTCTTACGTGGTCGGGGAAGAAACGGCCATGCTCAACTCCATGGAAGGGAAGCGGGGGGAAGCGCGGGTGAAGCAGTATTACCCCATTGAGCGGGGATTCCTCGGCAAACCGACCGTGGTCAACAATGTGGAAACGCTTTGCGCCGCCGCCCGCATTATCGAGCTGGGCGCCGACCACTTCCTGAAAACAGGAACGGCCGCCTCCCCTGGCACCAAGCTCATCAGCGTATCCGGCGATTGCCATCTGCCCGGCATCTATGAGATCGAATACGGGACGAAAGTAGAAGAACTGCTGAAGCTTTGCCAGGCGGACGACCCCTACTACATCCAGCTCTCCGGGCCGTCCGGGGAATGCATTTCCATGGCAGACAAGGGCCAGCCTATTTCCAAGGACGGCCTTTCCTGCGGCGGGGCATTTATGGTGTTCAGCAAGCATCGGGACATCCTGCAGATTCTGCACAACTTTACCACTTTCTTCAAGGAAGAGTCCTGTGGGGTGTGCACGCCCTGCCGGGCAGGCAACTTCATCCTGCAGCGGAAGCTGGAAAAGATCAAGCTGGGGCTGGCCCAAAACTCCGATTTTGAGGATATCCGGCAGTGGGGGCGCATCATGCAAACGGCCAGCCGCTGCGGGCTGGGGAAAACGGCATCCAACACTTTGATCAAAGCCCTGGATACCTTCCCCGAATATTTTGAGATCCGGCAAGGCGATGGCTTAAACATGAAATTTGACCTAACCAAGGCAACCGAAGACTATGAAAAGTTCAAAAGCTAA